A genome region from Bemisia tabaci chromosome 3, PGI_BMITA_v3 includes the following:
- the LOC109030761 gene encoding uncharacterized protein, translating into MGPKKPVSRLQPVMTKMKDISNCVRAKLSSCNAKFLRNKNDKADEKVEHEQQTCIGGTQQSYELKQLDTKNYDHYFKNNTRFYNYQRTRRISENSDPEQHYQISKEQCKQDNDGQYPNKMAKIQTNRPRPTLRPQRIRQRLAINHETFIKPNDELQSNELDCNNNENSKEICTCKSQNVNEIECEPDIFSEDERTIFESEEDETIADYHPKPAQPAYVQKPYQLMHPDWRWIPHVPLYGWTPHHEQNIRRLYDEMAEGRITSMYYKDPVEYEECERLYRSLKKHDHFLKKPTVSTLEEVFELIKKTIQHDDRFKQPKRTKCPSFGKEDNGYDADIEETVI; encoded by the exons ATGGGGCCGAAAAAACCTGTGAGTAGACTTCAACCAGTCATGACGAAAATGAAGGACATTTCAAACTGTGTCAGAGCAAAGTTATCAAGCTGCAATgcgaaatttttgaggaataaaAATGACAAAGCAGATGAAAAAGTTGAGCATGAACAACAGACCTGCATTGGAGGCACTCAACAGAGCTATGAACTCAAACAACTTGACACCAAGAACTATGATCATTATTTCAAGAATAACACTAG ATTCTACAACTACCAACGCACAAGACGAATAAGCGAAAATTCAGATCCTGAGCAACATTACCAGATTAGTAAAGAACAGTGCAAACAAGACAATGATGGCCAATACCCAAATAAAATGGCTAAAATACAGACGAACAGACCACGACCCACGCTTCGACCACAGCGAATAAGACAAAGATTAGCTATCAATCACGAAACTTTCATCAAACCAAACGATGAACTTCAAAGCAATGAATTGGACTGCAACAACAATGAAAATAGTAAAGAAATTTGCACCTGCAAGAGCCAAAATGTGAATGAAATTGAGTGTGAGCCCGATATATTCAGTGAAGATGAACGAACAATATTTGAGTCGGAAGAGGATGAAACGATAGCTGACTATCACCCCAAACCTGCTCAACCTGCATACGTCCAAAAACCATATCAGCTCATGCACCCAGATTGGAGGTGGATACCTCATGTACCTTTGTACGGTTGGACACCCCATCATGAACAGAACATTCGAAGGTTGTATGATGAG ATGGCTGAGGGACGTATAACTTCTATGTATTACAAGGATCCAGTTGAGTACGAGGAATGTGAACGCCTATACCGAAGTCTGAAAAAGCATGACCACTTCCTTAAAAAACCGACAGTGAGTACATTAGAAGAAGTCTTTGAACTTATTAAGAAAACAATACAACACGATGACCGGTTTAAACAGCCTAAAAGGACAAAATGCCCTTCATTTGGAAAAGAAGACAACGGTTATGATGCTGATATTGAAGAAACAGTGATCTAA